The Brevundimonas vesicularis genome includes the window ATGCTGACGACCGATCGCCATACACGCGCCCGTAGCTTACGCGCGTCGCCAACGAGGGGGCCGCCGCTTATGTTTCTGTTCCGCCGCGCGATACTCGCGTCGACGCTTGTCCTTGCGTTCTGCGCCGCCACGACGGCGGCGACCGCCGAGACGCCCTACGGGTCAACCGCCGAGGCCAGTGCCGGTTCCGGACGTCCCACCGCGCTGAGCTCGGCCGACAGAATCTCCTACACCACCGCCTTTGACGCCCTGCGCCGCGGCGATATCGAGACGGCCCGAATGGCGGCCCGTCAGGCGCAGGACCGCGTGTTGCTGGGTCAGGTCGAGTTCGAGAGCCTGTTTCATCCCGACCATGTCGCCACCTATGAAGAGCTGACGGCCTGGCTTGAGACCTATTCGGATCTGCCGTGCGCAGACCGAGTCTATACGCTGGCGCTGCGTCGTCGCCCCGACGGCGCGCCCGAGCCGGTGCGTCCTGGCGGCGTGCTGGGCCGCACTTGGAACAGTCTGGTCAGCGCCGTGTCCGGCGACGGCGGCGTGACCGATCCGGCCAAGGCGGCGCGCGTCGCCTACAACAATGACGACCTGACCGGCGCCTCGGCCCTGGGGCGCCAGATCGGCGACTGGTGGACGGTCGGCCTGGCGGAATGGCGCCTGGGCCAGTTCCACGAATCCTTCGCCGCCTTCGAACGCGTCGCCAACGATCCAACCGAGGACGCCTGGGTCCGCGCCGGCGCCGCCTTCTGGACCGCGCGCGCCGCCGCCCAGTCCGGTCGCCAGGATCGCGTCACAGACTATCTGCGCCTGTCGGCCCAGTGGCCCGCCACCTTCTATGGCCAGATCGCCCTGCGTCAGCTCGGAGAAGAGCCGACGATCGAGAACATGGGCCCCCGCCCCTACGAAGCCGAGCCACGCCTGCGCCGCGCCGCCTATGTGCCCCAGAGCGCCGCCGTCGAACCGACCGCCCTGGAAGCCTTCGTCCAGGCCGACGCCCGCGCCAAACGCACCGTCGCCTTCTATGAGGTCGGGCGCAACGCCGACGCCGAGACCGAGCTGCGGTCGGGGCTGCGCACCGCCGTGGGCGATGCGGCCAAGATGTGGACGGCCCTGGCGCGCGCCATCCTGCCGGTCAACAACGGCGACGCCACGCGCATCGATGCGAACCGCTATCCGATGCCGGACCTGGCGCCCGAAGGCGGCTTCGTCATCGAGCGGGCGCTGGTCTATGCCCTGGCGCGCAAGGAGACCGACTTCAATCCCAACGCCCGGTCCAGCGTCGGCGCCTATGGGCTGATGCAGGTCATGCCGACGACGGCGGCCGAAATGACCGGCGATCGCACCTTCGTCTCGGACCCGACCAAGCTTCTGGTTCCGGCGGTAAACATGCGTCTGGGCCAGGCCTATATCAACAAGATGCTGGCCCTGCCGGCCTTCCAGGGCGATCTGCTGCGGGCCGTGGCCTCCTACAACGCCGGGCCTGGGCCGATGCTGGCGGCGGTCAGGAAGTTGGGCGCGGACGCCGACCCCCTGCTGCTGATCGAGACGATCGACGTGCCCCAAGCGCGCGACTACGTCGAAAAGGTTATGGCCAGCTACTGGATCTATCAGCGGCTGTTCGGCGGCCCACTAAAGACACTGGACGCCGTCGCGTCGGGCGCGCGCGCCGTTCCGATGGCGCTGGATTACGTCGCCCCGCCTCCGCAGGCCGAGCCGGTCCTGATCGCCGAGACCACGCCCATCGCCGGCGCGCGCTGACCTCTCAGAAGACCGCGAACAGCAGGCTGGCCCAAAACGCCGCCCCGACCAGGGCCGCAAGCCCATAGGCCATAACCGGATTGAGGCCGCGCTCAGCGGCTTGGGTCGGAGGGCTGGGCAGGATCGGGCTCGTCATCCCCATCGAGATAACAGCGTCCGCTTAACGCTGCGTCAGCCGGGATGGTTGTCGTGCGTTAAGCCCAGCGCGTCGGCTTCCCACTCAAGAAAATGCGGATGGGCCAGCAAGGTCTCGGCATAGGTCCGGGCCGTACCGTCGTCTCCATGGGCTGAGAGGTCCAGCTGGAAATGGCGGATGCGGGCGGCGACCGGCGTGAAGAAGGCGTCCGGCACGGACCAGTCGCCGAACAGATACGGCCCGCCCGCGCCGAACCGCTCACGCAGGCTCCGCCACAGTTCGACGATCCGGCGCAAATCCTTGGCCAGTCCCGGATGGTCCGGCGCGGATGCGCGACTGGGGCCGATCATCCAGTGATCCGGGCCGGTCGAACAGGCCGTGCGCAAGGCGGTGAAGCCGCCGTGCATCTCGCACGCCGCCGAACGCGCCAGCCAGCGCGCATGGGCGTCTGACGGCCAGAGGCGGGCTTGCGGATAGCGTTCGGCCGCCCAGACGGCGATGGCCATCGAATCCCAGATCACCTCGCCTTCGACCTTCAACACCGGGACAAGGCCGGACGGCGAATGCTCACGGATGCGCTGATCGGTGTCGGGCTGGTTCAGCGGCACGATGATCTCGTCGAAGGCCGCGCCGCAATGTTTCAGCACCAGCCACGGCCGCAACGACCACGTCGAATAGGCTTTGTCGCCGATCACCAGTTCCATCACGCGTCTCCTGTCGCCGCCATCAATGGCTCGCCGCCAGCTTCAGCACAACCAGGCCCGATGCGACCAGGGCGACGCCCGCGATCCTGAGCGGCGTCAGCGGCTCGCCCAGAAAGACCGCGCCCGCCACAAAGGCGCCGACCGCGCCGATGCCGGTCCAGATGGCGTAGGCCGTGCCCAGCGGCAGGGTCTTCATCGCCAGCGACAGCAGACCGAACGAACCGATCATGAAGACGATCATCCCCACCGTCGGCCACGGTCGCGTGAAGCCGGCCGACGCCTTCATCAGAAACGCCCAGACGACTTCGAGCAGGCCGGCGAAAACAAGGAATACCCAGGCCATGACATTCTCCCTGCATGGCGTCGGGTCGTCCCGGCGTTGGTCCCATGTGGGGGAGGTCGTCCTCCTGAAAGCGCGCTGAATCTGGGACAACGGCCTCCAAAGTCAACCGCGCCGTCCCGCAAACCTTGACTCCGCGCCCCCCACGACCGACACGACCCGCCCATGATCACGCGCTACTCCCGCCCCGTCGCCGCCGCCATCTGGTCCCAGGAAACCAAGTACAAGATCTGGTTCGAGATCGAGGCCCACGCCGCCACGAAGATGGCCGAGCTGGGCGTGATCCCCAAGGAATCGGCCGACGCCATCTGGGCCAAGGGCAAGGATGCGACCTTCGACGCCGACCGCATCGACGAGATCGAACGCACCACCAAACACGACGTCATCGCCTTCCTGACGCACGTCGCCGAGATCGTCGGCGAAGAAGCCCGTTTCCTGCACCAGGGCATGACCTCTTCGGACGTGCTGGACACCTGTTTCGCGGTTCAGCTGGCGCGCTCTTCGGACCTGCTGATCGAGGGCGTTGATCGGGTTCTGGCCGCGCTGGAGACCCGCGCTAAGGAGCATAAATACACCCCGACCGTGGGCCGTTCGCACGGCATCCACGCCGAGCCCGTCACCTTCGGCCTGAAGCTGGCCGGCTATCACGCCGAGTTCCAGCGCGCCAAACGCCGCCTGATCACCGCCAAGGAAG containing:
- a CDS encoding lytic transglycosylase domain-containing protein; amino-acid sequence: MFLFRRAILASTLVLAFCAATTAATAETPYGSTAEASAGSGRPTALSSADRISYTTAFDALRRGDIETARMAARQAQDRVLLGQVEFESLFHPDHVATYEELTAWLETYSDLPCADRVYTLALRRRPDGAPEPVRPGGVLGRTWNSLVSAVSGDGGVTDPAKAARVAYNNDDLTGASALGRQIGDWWTVGLAEWRLGQFHESFAAFERVANDPTEDAWVRAGAAFWTARAAAQSGRQDRVTDYLRLSAQWPATFYGQIALRQLGEEPTIENMGPRPYEAEPRLRRAAYVPQSAAVEPTALEAFVQADARAKRTVAFYEVGRNADAETELRSGLRTAVGDAAKMWTALARAILPVNNGDATRIDANRYPMPDLAPEGGFVIERALVYALARKETDFNPNARSSVGAYGLMQVMPTTAAEMTGDRTFVSDPTKLLVPAVNMRLGQAYINKMLALPAFQGDLLRAVASYNAGPGPMLAAVRKLGADADPLLLIETIDVPQARDYVEKVMASYWIYQRLFGGPLKTLDAVASGARAVPMALDYVAPPPQAEPVLIAETTPIAGAR
- a CDS encoding DMT family transporter — translated: MAWVFLVFAGLLEVVWAFLMKASAGFTRPWPTVGMIVFMIGSFGLLSLAMKTLPLGTAYAIWTGIGAVGAFVAGAVFLGEPLTPLRIAGVALVASGLVVLKLAASH
- a CDS encoding glutathione S-transferase family protein produces the protein MELVIGDKAYSTWSLRPWLVLKHCGAAFDEIIVPLNQPDTDQRIREHSPSGLVPVLKVEGEVIWDSMAIAVWAAERYPQARLWPSDAHARWLARSAACEMHGGFTALRTACSTGPDHWMIGPSRASAPDHPGLAKDLRRIVELWRSLRERFGAGGPYLFGDWSVPDAFFTPVAARIRHFQLDLSAHGDDGTARTYAETLLAHPHFLEWEADALGLTHDNHPG